GCTTCCGCTGATTTCCGTAGCGCCACCAAGGCGTCGGCCGAACGGATCCGGCCGGAGCCTGGAACAAAGAGGACGTCGGTGGCGAAGTTCATGCCCAGCCACCGGTTTGCGGCTTCGTCGGGGGAGATGAAGTAGCTTTCGATCCCGCGTGCCTCGTGGGCTTCCCGGACCTCCTGAAGGCGGGGGACGTTTCCGTGGTTCACGAGGCCCACCATGTCCAGAAGCGGTGCGCCGTGCTCTGCCGCCAGCTCGTCCCACAGGATCTTGGACTCGGCGAGGAGGTCCAGGTAGTCGGCCTCGGCGTAGGCGGTGTTGAAGTTGCGGGTGGCGCCGTGCGAAGCGCCGATGTGGTGGCCGGCCTCGAACTGCTCCAACAAGACCACTGAGCGACCCGCCCGGGCCAGTTGCCAAGCGGCCGCCGATCCCATGGCTCCTCCGCCAACAACTACAACGTCAACCTGCATGCCTGCTCCATCCACAATGGCCCTCTTGAAAAACGTGCCCCCCGAAAGAGGGGCACCTCCCATTCTGCCCCCACTCACCCAACTAGGTCGCAGCAGAGCGCGTTTTGAGCCGTCAAAACGCGCTCAGCTGCGACCCAGTTGGGTTGGTGGCGGGTACGGGTTGGCGGTGGGGACGAAGGCATGACAGATTGGAATCCGTGAAATTCCTTCACCCGTCTCCCAAGTCTTCCTCCCGCGGCGTCACCATCCTGCGGGTGGTGTTCGGTGCGCTCCTCATGGTCCATGGCTTCCAGAAGTTCCTGGCCGGGCAAGCCGCCTTTGCCGCGTCCGTGGCTGCCATGGGTGTGCAGAAGCCCGAGGTTGTGGCGTGGCTGGTGATCGCCGGGGAACTGGGCCTTGGCCTGCTCTTGGTACTCGGCGCCCTGACCCGGGTGGCTGGTTTCCTGGCGGCGATCATGTTCGCGGGGATCTGGTTCGTGACCGAAGCGGGCAAACCCTTGCTCACTGACAAGTCCGGTGTCACGGCCGAGCTCCTGATCGTATACTTCGCTATTTCCATAGCGTTCGTTTTCCTCGGGCCGGGTGCGCTGTCCCTTGACCGCAAGCTGGCACGGCAACCAGCTCGCCAGGGCCGTTAACGCACTTGGGTTAAATTACGACGGCGGCACTCGCCTTTCGTTGCGAGGCCTCCTCTGCGGGGTATCCCTGGGTTTTACGGCGCATAGTGGGCCTCGCAACGCAGCCGCGAGTGCTCAATTCACCCGTAGGTCAGTTCACCGCGCGTCGTTGGGGTACCGGATTCCAAGCTGTGACCGCACGCCGTCAAAGAGACGCATGACGTTGATGGAGTCCTCCAGCGGCATCACCGGGCTTTCTGTCAGGCCTTGGTGGATGCACCGGGTCACTTCACGGAGTTCGTACGTGTAGCCAATACCTACAACGTCAAACTGTTCGCGCCGCGGCTCGTCCCAACCAATCCGGATCAGCAGCTCGCGCGGGTTGTTCACGGAACCCACAGCCTGCAGGAAACCGAGGCCGCCGGCTACCGTGGCTGTCCGGGGTCCGTGCGCCATCAGCGAGGACGTCAGCTGCGCCTGCGCACCCGTGTCATAGCCGAGGGTCAGGGCGTTCTGGCTGTCCACGCCGTCGTCGTTGAGCGTGCCGATTGCGGTGACCGACTGCGGGAAGCCCAGTGTACCCAGCGCCCACAGCAGCGGGTAGACGGTGATGTCCAGGAGCGCTCCGCCGCCGTCGTTCAGAGCCCAAATCCGTGCGGCGGGATCGTAGGGTGCAGGGAAACCGAGATCGGCGCTGACCCACTGGATTTGCCCGAGTTCGCCGGAGGCAGCTATGGAAAAAGCACGCTGCATGCTCGGCAGGAAACGGCTCCAGACGGCTTCCATGAAGAACACGTTCTGCTCCCGGGCGAGCTTAACCAGCTCGGTGGCTTCGCGGGCGTTGATGGTGAGGGCTTTCTCGCACAATACGTGCTTCCCTGCCCGCAAAGCGGCCGAGGCAATCTGAAAATGTTGGGCATGCGGCGTCGCTACGTAGACCACGTCCACGGCGGGATCCTCGAACAGACGCTGGTAGCCGGGTACGTCGCCGTCGTCCCCGTAACCTTTGGTGAAGCCAAGCGCGCGGGCGAACGTATCTGCGGCCGCCTGGGTGCGGGAGCTCACTGCATACAATTCCGCATCTTCAAGCAGTGCCAAGTCTTGAGACACACTGTTGGCAATGTTGCCGGTGGACACCACTCCCCACCGCAGCGGCCGACCGGTTGCGGCCCGGGGATCCTGGTTGGTCTGGGTGAAGAGCCACGGCACGGCGATAGGAAGTGTCATGCCGTTCATCCTCTCATTTCGGGCAGGTCTTAGCGGTTACAGGGACGTGGTGCGCACCCTTTCGCGCCGTTCGCTGCCGTAACCTCTGGTGCGCCTGGCGTAAAAGGGTGCGCCCTGGGGAACGTGGGGTGCGCCGGGCGGGAACGGGTGCGCAGAAGAGGGCAGGCCGGGGTCCGACACAGCCCGGCCTTCCCCATCGAGGCCGCGCTGATGGGGTTCGGCGCAGCCGTCCTTGTGGGCGCACTCTCCGGAGCCATTCGTGCGCTCGTGGCGGTGCGTGTCAAGGTCATTGACGCGATCCGGTTCTGACCTCCTCGGTAAGCCTGCCCTGCTGAAGCCGGAAGCAACGCTCGGTTTTCCGGGCCAGGCTGCGGTCGTGCGTGACTACCAGGATGGTG
The sequence above is a segment of the Arthrobacter sp. StoSoilB22 genome. Coding sequences within it:
- a CDS encoding Gfo/Idh/MocA family oxidoreductase; the encoded protein is MTLPIAVPWLFTQTNQDPRAATGRPLRWGVVSTGNIANSVSQDLALLEDAELYAVSSRTQAAADTFARALGFTKGYGDDGDVPGYQRLFEDPAVDVVYVATPHAQHFQIASAALRAGKHVLCEKALTINAREATELVKLAREQNVFFMEAVWSRFLPSMQRAFSIAASGELGQIQWVSADLGFPAPYDPAARIWALNDGGGALLDITVYPLLWALGTLGFPQSVTAIGTLNDDGVDSQNALTLGYDTGAQAQLTSSLMAHGPRTATVAGGLGFLQAVGSVNNPRELLIRIGWDEPRREQFDVVGIGYTYELREVTRCIHQGLTESPVMPLEDSINVMRLFDGVRSQLGIRYPNDAR
- a CDS encoding DoxX family protein: MKFLHPSPKSSSRGVTILRVVFGALLMVHGFQKFLAGQAAFAASVAAMGVQKPEVVAWLVIAGELGLGLLLVLGALTRVAGFLAAIMFAGIWFVTEAGKPLLTDKSGVTAELLIVYFAISIAFVFLGPGALSLDRKLARQPARQGR